The following proteins are encoded in a genomic region of Alistipes shahii WAL 8301:
- the glgP gene encoding alpha-glucan family phosphorylase, whose amino-acid sequence MSNAKHSPDLLFEVSWEVCNKVGGIHTVISTKAQTVTRKFADRYVLLGPDLSHEGVNPEFEEDPNQLKAWRQSLYNEGIRVRVGRWKIKGEPTVVLVDFSSLIPRKDEILKSLWESYHVDSISGQWDYIEPVLFGWAAGVVIASYVETFGTPTEKAVAHFHEWMTAAGGLYLRKHAPYIATVFTTHATVMGRCIAGNRLPLYNDLPKFNADELARQFNVTAKHSIEKMAAAYHDAFLTVSDITANECKYLLGREPDGVTPNGFENDFVWAGEEYYAKRDEARRAMISVAEACLGEKFTGDPLIVGTSGRYEFRNKGIDVFIESLKQLAASDRLRREVLAYITVPAGNRGPRLDLQAHLADPSKPIDAGQYRHSTHYLENATWDPIVNALKNSNLTDPGSKVKVIFVPTYLNKADGIFHKDYYELLVGMDITVFPSYYEPWGYTPLESVAFSIPTVTTTLAGFGIWVDKQREHAGVEVIRRDDYNDKEVEAKIADTLLRFSLLDEKHVNEQHTSAYEISLTALWEHLFAAYEQAYSEAVESSIVRTNRAVLDGGTKTEQINFVRQQLFVEKPVWNRMMVDKTLPKRLHALEELSRNLWWCWNPGARDLFEGIDPALWAESDRNPIAFLDKMSVERMKELEKDTNFLAQLDAVHTQFRDYMNEKPDPKATTVSYFSMEYGLHSSLKIYSGGLGILAGDYLKEASDKNVPMAAVGLLYRYGYFTQRLSAQGAQEATYEAQNFYKLPISPVRDEAGGWVTVTIAFPGRTLSARVWKCQVGRTDLYLLDADIEDNLEEDRQITHYLYGGDWENRLKQEILLGIGGIRALRQLGIKHDVFHCNEGHAAFIGVERIRDLVNHRKLSFSEALEVVRSSSLFTTHTPVPAGHDAFPESMIRQYMSHYPDVLGITWEQYINLGKTNPNDPNEKFSMSVLACNLSQEVNGVSWLHGEVSKEILGNMWPGYFKNELHIGYVTNGVHFPTWIASSLRRLYARYFGDGFEGHVYDIPAWQKVHDIPDAELWEERMKLKNKLIKHIRRRYSDPRQVRLDSPRQMLQVIEGIKPDVLTIGFARRFATYKRAYLLFTNLDRLAAIVNNKERPVQFIFAGKAHPNDKPGQDLIRRIVEVAAMPQFVGKILFLQNYDMELARRMVQGVDVWLNTPTRPLEASGTSGEKCVMNGVLQFSVLDGWWVEGYKEGAGWMLPMERTFADQHYQDELDAEMIYNTIEEQIAPKYYARDTDGIPHEWVSSVKRCVADIASNFTTNRMLTDYENRFYDKLAARKREMSAEAYRMAREIAAWKRKVSAAWDQVRIVDVQRVKIDKEAVCVGEKYQFAVTLDIANLRPEDIGVEMVVARQIVGGQSVNVTRTIQLERTKADGSRVTYSLDYTPDEAGTFDVALRIYPSNPLLPHRMDFALVKWA is encoded by the coding sequence ATGAGCAATGCCAAACACTCCCCCGATTTGCTGTTCGAAGTAAGTTGGGAAGTATGCAACAAGGTCGGCGGCATCCACACCGTCATTTCGACCAAAGCGCAGACCGTCACCCGCAAATTCGCAGACCGCTACGTCCTGCTGGGTCCCGACCTCTCGCACGAGGGCGTCAACCCGGAGTTCGAGGAGGACCCCAACCAGCTGAAGGCCTGGCGCCAGAGCCTCTACAACGAAGGCATCCGCGTCCGCGTCGGCCGCTGGAAAATCAAGGGCGAGCCGACGGTGGTGCTGGTCGATTTCTCGTCGCTGATCCCCCGCAAGGACGAAATACTCAAAAGCCTCTGGGAATCGTACCACGTGGACTCGATCTCGGGCCAGTGGGACTACATCGAGCCGGTGCTGTTCGGATGGGCCGCAGGCGTCGTGATCGCCTCCTACGTCGAGACCTTCGGCACGCCGACCGAGAAGGCTGTCGCGCATTTCCACGAGTGGATGACCGCCGCGGGCGGGCTGTACCTGCGCAAACACGCCCCCTACATCGCCACGGTGTTCACCACCCACGCCACGGTCATGGGCCGCTGCATCGCCGGCAACCGCCTGCCGCTCTACAACGACCTCCCGAAATTCAACGCCGACGAGCTGGCGCGCCAGTTCAACGTCACGGCCAAACACTCGATCGAGAAGATGGCCGCCGCCTACCACGACGCATTCCTGACGGTGAGCGACATCACGGCCAACGAATGCAAATACCTGCTGGGGCGCGAACCGGACGGCGTGACGCCCAACGGCTTCGAGAACGACTTCGTATGGGCCGGCGAGGAGTACTACGCCAAACGCGACGAAGCCCGCCGGGCGATGATCTCGGTGGCCGAGGCCTGCCTGGGCGAAAAATTCACGGGCGACCCGCTGATCGTCGGAACCAGCGGCCGCTACGAATTCCGCAACAAGGGCATCGACGTCTTCATCGAGTCGCTCAAGCAGCTCGCCGCCTCGGACCGTCTCCGGCGCGAGGTGCTGGCCTACATCACCGTGCCGGCCGGCAACCGCGGCCCGCGCCTCGATTTGCAGGCTCATCTGGCCGACCCGTCGAAGCCCATCGACGCAGGCCAGTACAGACATTCGACCCACTACCTTGAAAACGCGACGTGGGACCCCATCGTGAACGCACTGAAGAACAGCAACCTCACCGATCCCGGATCGAAGGTGAAGGTGATCTTCGTCCCCACGTACCTCAACAAGGCCGACGGCATCTTCCACAAGGATTACTACGAACTGCTCGTGGGCATGGACATCACGGTTTTCCCCTCCTACTACGAGCCGTGGGGCTACACCCCGCTGGAGTCGGTGGCCTTCTCCATCCCGACGGTCACCACGACGCTGGCCGGGTTCGGCATCTGGGTCGACAAGCAGCGCGAGCACGCCGGCGTGGAGGTCATCCGCCGCGACGACTACAACGACAAGGAGGTCGAGGCGAAGATCGCCGATACGCTGCTGCGTTTCAGCCTGCTGGACGAAAAACACGTCAACGAACAGCACACCTCGGCCTATGAAATCTCGCTGACGGCGCTCTGGGAGCACCTCTTCGCGGCCTACGAACAGGCCTACTCCGAGGCGGTCGAGAGTTCGATCGTCCGCACCAACCGCGCCGTGCTCGACGGCGGCACGAAAACCGAGCAGATCAACTTCGTGCGCCAGCAGCTTTTCGTCGAGAAACCCGTCTGGAACCGCATGATGGTCGACAAGACGCTGCCCAAGCGGCTGCACGCCCTCGAAGAGCTTTCGCGCAACCTCTGGTGGTGCTGGAACCCCGGCGCCCGCGACCTGTTCGAAGGCATCGACCCCGCGCTGTGGGCCGAATCGGACCGCAACCCGATCGCCTTCCTCGACAAGATGAGCGTCGAGCGGATGAAGGAACTGGAGAAAGACACGAACTTCCTGGCGCAGCTCGACGCCGTGCACACGCAGTTCCGCGACTACATGAACGAGAAGCCCGACCCGAAGGCGACGACGGTTTCGTACTTCTCGATGGAATACGGCCTGCACTCGTCGCTGAAGATCTACTCGGGCGGCCTGGGCATCCTGGCCGGCGACTACCTGAAGGAGGCTTCGGACAAGAACGTTCCGATGGCCGCCGTGGGCCTTCTCTACCGCTACGGCTACTTCACCCAACGCCTTTCGGCGCAGGGTGCGCAGGAGGCCACCTATGAGGCGCAGAATTTCTACAAACTGCCGATCTCGCCCGTGCGCGACGAGGCCGGAGGCTGGGTGACGGTCACCATCGCCTTCCCGGGCCGCACGCTCTCGGCGCGCGTCTGGAAGTGCCAGGTGGGCCGCACGGACCTCTACCTGCTCGACGCCGACATCGAGGACAACCTCGAAGAGGACCGCCAGATCACCCACTACCTCTACGGAGGCGATTGGGAGAACCGCCTCAAGCAGGAGATCCTGCTGGGCATCGGCGGCATCCGCGCGCTGCGTCAGCTGGGCATCAAGCACGACGTGTTCCACTGCAACGAGGGCCACGCCGCATTCATCGGCGTCGAGCGCATCCGCGATCTGGTGAACCACCGCAAGCTCTCGTTCTCCGAGGCGCTGGAGGTGGTGCGCTCGTCGTCGCTCTTCACGACGCACACCCCCGTGCCCGCAGGCCACGACGCATTCCCCGAGTCGATGATCCGCCAGTACATGTCGCACTATCCCGACGTGCTGGGCATCACCTGGGAGCAGTATATCAACCTGGGCAAGACCAATCCCAACGACCCCAACGAGAAGTTCTCGATGTCGGTGCTGGCCTGCAACCTCTCGCAGGAGGTCAACGGCGTTTCGTGGCTCCACGGCGAGGTCTCGAAGGAGATCCTGGGCAACATGTGGCCGGGCTACTTCAAGAACGAGCTGCACATCGGCTACGTCACCAACGGCGTGCACTTCCCGACGTGGATCGCCTCGTCGCTGCGCCGCCTCTACGCCCGTTACTTCGGCGACGGATTCGAAGGCCACGTCTACGACATCCCGGCCTGGCAGAAGGTCCACGACATCCCCGACGCGGAGCTGTGGGAGGAGCGCATGAAGCTCAAGAACAAGCTCATCAAGCATATCCGCCGGCGTTACAGCGACCCCCGGCAGGTGCGCCTCGACTCGCCGCGCCAGATGCTTCAGGTCATCGAGGGCATCAAGCCCGACGTGCTGACCATCGGTTTCGCACGCCGCTTCGCCACCTACAAGCGCGCCTACCTGCTGTTCACGAACCTCGACCGTCTGGCGGCGATCGTCAACAACAAGGAGCGTCCCGTGCAGTTCATCTTCGCGGGCAAGGCGCACCCCAACGACAAGCCGGGACAGGACCTGATCCGGCGCATCGTCGAGGTGGCCGCCATGCCGCAGTTCGTGGGCAAGATCCTCTTCCTGCAAAACTACGACATGGAACTCGCCCGCCGCATGGTGCAGGGTGTCGACGTATGGCTGAACACGCCCACGCGGCCGCTCGAAGCCTCGGGCACCTCGGGCGAGAAGTGCGTGATGAACGGCGTGCTGCAATTCTCCGTGCTCGACGGCTGGTGGGTCGAGGGCTACAAGGAGGGCGCCGGATGGATGCTTCCGATGGAGCGCACCTTCGCCGACCAGCACTACCAGGACGAACTCGACGCCGAGATGATCTACAACACCATCGAGGAGCAGATCGCCCCGAAATACTACGCCCGCGACACGGACGGCATCCCGCACGAGTGGGTTTCGTCGGTGAAGAGGTGCGTGGCGGACATCGCCTCGAACTTCACGACCAACCGCATGCTGACCGACTACGAGAACCGGTTCTACGACAAGCTCGCCGCGCGCAAACGCGAGATGAGCGCCGAGGCCTACCGCATGGCCCGCGAGATCGCGGCCTGGAAGCGCAAGGTCTCCGCCGCATGGGACCAGGTGCGCATCGTCGACGTGCAGCGCGTGAAGATCGACAAGGAGGCCGTCTGCGTCGGCGAGAAGTACCAGTTCGCCGTGACGCTCGACATCGCCAACCTCCGGCCCGAGGACATCGGCGTGGAGATGGTCGTCGCGCGGCAGATCGTCGGCGGACAGTCCGTCAACGTCACCCGCACGATCCAGCTGGAACGCACGAAGGCCGACGGAAGCCGGGTCACCTACTCGCTCGACTACACGCCCGACGAAGCCGGCACGTTCGACGTGGCGCTGCGCATCTACCCCTCGAACCCGCTCCTGCCCCACCGCATGGACTTCGCGCTGGTGAAGTGGGCCTAA
- the hemW gene encoding radical SAM family heme chaperone HemW, with amino-acid sequence MAGLYFHIPFCKRVCAYCDFYKSVDLRRMDPLLESMHRELDARREYLGSEPVRTRYFGGGTPSLCAPEAVTGLLDHAATLFDCTAAEETTLEANPDDLTPAYLAALRRAGVNRLSVGIQSFDDACLKLMNRRHNAAQAVEAVRSAQREGYENITVDLIFGVPGFGDDTLRRSLDSALALGVQHISAYHLTVEPGTAFGRRAARGQFAPVDEATSETEYALVHETLTGAGFEHYEVSNFALPGFRARHNAAYWHGVKYLGIGPAAHSFDGRERHWNVASVTEYIGGTPAEAETLTDRDRFNEYVMTRLRTAEGIDLREAERLFGKERAARVLRDAEPWLKSRTLVLAAGRMAVPPARMLVSDAVIETFFETEPDTATK; translated from the coding sequence ATGGCCGGACTTTATTTCCACATACCCTTCTGCAAGCGCGTCTGCGCCTACTGCGACTTCTACAAAAGCGTCGACCTGCGCCGCATGGACCCTCTTCTGGAGTCCATGCACCGCGAACTGGACGCCCGGCGGGAATATCTGGGCAGCGAACCGGTGCGCACCCGCTACTTCGGCGGCGGCACCCCCTCGCTGTGCGCCCCGGAGGCCGTCACGGGGCTGCTGGACCATGCCGCAACGCTGTTCGATTGCACTGCGGCGGAGGAGACCACGCTCGAAGCCAATCCCGACGACCTCACCCCCGCCTACCTCGCCGCGCTGCGCCGCGCGGGCGTCAACCGCCTGTCGGTCGGCATCCAGTCGTTCGACGACGCGTGTCTCAAGCTGATGAACCGCCGCCACAACGCTGCGCAAGCCGTCGAGGCCGTGCGGAGCGCGCAGCGCGAAGGTTATGAAAACATCACCGTCGACCTGATTTTCGGCGTCCCGGGTTTCGGGGACGACACGCTGCGCCGCTCGCTCGACAGCGCCCTCGCGCTGGGCGTGCAGCACATTTCGGCATACCATTTGACCGTCGAACCCGGTACGGCCTTCGGACGGCGGGCCGCCCGCGGACAGTTCGCCCCGGTGGACGAAGCCACCAGCGAAACGGAATACGCCCTCGTGCACGAAACGCTGACCGGAGCGGGGTTCGAGCACTACGAGGTTTCGAATTTCGCCCTGCCCGGCTTCCGCGCCCGCCACAACGCGGCCTACTGGCACGGCGTGAAGTACCTCGGCATCGGCCCCGCAGCCCATTCGTTCGACGGCCGGGAACGCCATTGGAACGTCGCCTCGGTGACGGAGTACATCGGCGGCACGCCCGCCGAAGCGGAAACCCTCACCGACCGCGACCGCTTCAACGAATACGTGATGACCCGGCTGCGCACGGCCGAAGGCATCGACCTGCGGGAGGCGGAAAGACTGTTCGGCAAGGAGCGCGCGGCACGGGTCCTGCGCGATGCGGAACCGTGGCTGAAGAGCCGCACGCTCGTTCTCGCAGCGGGACGGATGGCCGTCCCGCCGGCTCGGATGCTGGTCTCCGACGCGGTGATCGAAACGTTTTTCGAAACGGAACCGGACACCGCAACCAAGTGA
- the pckA gene encoding phosphoenolpyruvate carboxykinase (ATP), giving the protein MDKMDLKKYGITGVTEIVYNPSYDELFREETKKGLRGYEKGQLTETGAVNVMTGVYTGRSPKDKFFVMDETTKDTIWWTSDEYKNDNKPVTKKAWKELKKIAVEELSGKKLFVVDTFCGANENSRLKIRFIMEVAWQAHFVKNMFIRPTDEELENYGEPDFVVLNASKAKVKNYKELGLNSETAVVFNLTEKMQVIINTWYGGEMKKGMFSYMNYLLPLKGMASMHCSANTNEKGETAIFFGLSGTGKTTLSTDPKRQLIGDDEHGWDDDGVFNFEGGCYAKVINLSQENEPDIWNAIRRNALLENVTVDKKGKIDYADKSVTENTRVSYPIFHIENIVKPVSKAPAAKKVIFLSADAFGVLPPVSILTPEQTKYYFLSGFTAKLAGTERGITEPTPTFSACFGAAFLSLHPTKYGEELVKKMQKSGAKAYLVNTGWNGTGKRISIKDTRGIIDAILDGSIDKAPTKTMPIFDFVVPTALPGVDPAILDPRDTYKSAKDWEVKAEDLANRFVKNFVKFTGNEEGKKLVTAGPKVK; this is encoded by the coding sequence ATGGACAAAATGGATCTGAAAAAGTACGGGATCACGGGCGTGACCGAGATCGTGTACAATCCCTCCTACGACGAACTGTTCCGTGAGGAGACGAAAAAAGGCCTGCGCGGCTATGAGAAAGGTCAGCTGACCGAGACCGGCGCCGTGAACGTGATGACCGGCGTTTACACCGGCCGTTCGCCCAAGGACAAGTTTTTCGTGATGGACGAGACCACCAAGGACACGATCTGGTGGACTTCCGACGAATATAAGAATGACAACAAGCCGGTTACGAAGAAGGCCTGGAAGGAGCTGAAGAAAATCGCCGTCGAGGAGCTTTCGGGCAAGAAACTCTTCGTTGTGGACACGTTCTGCGGCGCCAACGAGAACTCGCGCCTGAAGATCCGCTTCATCATGGAGGTGGCCTGGCAGGCTCACTTCGTGAAGAACATGTTCATCCGTCCGACGGACGAGGAGTTGGAGAATTACGGCGAGCCCGACTTCGTGGTGCTCAACGCTTCGAAGGCCAAGGTGAAGAACTACAAGGAGCTGGGTCTGAACTCGGAGACGGCCGTTGTCTTCAACCTCACCGAGAAGATGCAGGTGATCATCAACACCTGGTACGGCGGCGAGATGAAGAAGGGCATGTTCTCCTACATGAACTACCTGCTTCCGCTGAAGGGCATGGCTTCGATGCACTGCTCGGCCAACACCAACGAGAAGGGCGAGACCGCTATCTTCTTCGGCCTGTCGGGAACCGGCAAGACCACGCTTTCGACCGACCCGAAGCGTCAGCTCATCGGCGACGACGAGCACGGCTGGGACGACGATGGCGTATTCAACTTCGAGGGCGGCTGCTACGCCAAGGTGATCAACCTCTCGCAGGAGAACGAGCCTGACATCTGGAACGCCATCCGCCGCAACGCGCTGCTGGAGAACGTGACGGTGGACAAGAAGGGCAAGATCGACTACGCCGACAAGTCGGTTACGGAGAACACCCGCGTATCGTACCCGATCTTCCACATCGAGAACATCGTGAAGCCCGTATCGAAGGCTCCGGCCGCCAAGAAGGTCATCTTCCTCTCGGCCGACGCATTCGGCGTGCTGCCCCCGGTTTCGATCCTGACCCCCGAGCAGACGAAGTACTACTTCCTCTCGGGCTTCACCGCCAAGCTCGCAGGCACGGAGCGCGGCATCACCGAGCCTACGCCGACCTTCTCGGCCTGCTTCGGCGCAGCCTTCCTGTCGCTGCACCCCACCAAGTACGGCGAGGAGCTGGTGAAGAAGATGCAGAAGTCGGGCGCCAAGGCCTACCTCGTGAACACGGGCTGGAACGGAACCGGCAAGCGTATCTCGATCAAGGACACGCGCGGCATCATCGACGCGATCCTCGACGGTTCGATCGACAAGGCTCCGACCAAGACCATGCCTATCTTCGATTTCGTGGTTCCGACCGCCCTGCCGGGCGTAGACCCCGCTATCCTCGATCCGCGCGACACCTACAAGAGCGCCAAGGATTGGGAGGTTAAGGCAGAGGATCTGGCCAACCGCTTCGTGAAGAACTTCGTGAAGTTCACGGGCAACGAGGAGGGCAAGAAGCTCGTAACCGCAGGCCCGAAGGTAAAGTAA
- the frr gene encoding ribosome recycling factor produces the protein MDTKTILNEATGRMQKAIDHLEEELLNVRAGKASPNALNGVMVDYFGSQVPVSGAASVTVPDARTILIQPWDKNMLRPIEKAIIDSNIGLTPSNNGEQIRLTIPPLTEERRKELVKQVRAEAETARISLRNARRDAVEAFKKAQKEGMPEDESKDGETQSQKLLEKFSKTLDEALSKKEKEIMTV, from the coding sequence ATGGATACCAAGACGATTCTCAACGAAGCTACGGGCCGCATGCAGAAGGCCATCGACCACCTCGAAGAGGAACTTTTGAACGTTCGCGCCGGCAAGGCGTCGCCCAACGCCCTGAACGGCGTGATGGTCGACTATTTCGGCTCGCAGGTTCCCGTTTCGGGCGCTGCCAGCGTCACCGTACCCGACGCCAGGACCATCCTGATCCAGCCGTGGGACAAGAACATGCTGCGCCCGATCGAGAAGGCCATCATCGACTCGAACATCGGCCTGACGCCCTCGAACAACGGCGAGCAGATCCGCCTGACGATTCCGCCCCTTACGGAGGAGCGCCGCAAAGAGCTGGTGAAGCAGGTGCGCGCCGAAGCGGAGACCGCCCGCATCAGCCTGCGCAACGCCCGCCGCGACGCGGTGGAAGCCTTCAAGAAGGCCCAGAAGGAGGGCATGCCCGAAGACGAATCGAAGGACGGCGAAACGCAGTCGCAAAAACTGCTCGAAAAGTTCTCCAAGACGCTGGACGAAGCGCTTTCGAAGAAGGAGAAGGAGATTATGACGGTCTGA
- a CDS encoding TlpA family protein disulfide reductase, translating to MATKKSNKSLWVMLALIAAIIAVILLLPSCGNRNAKKGAETDAESTTLVKAGDTAPDFTVEMVDGSSVTLGDLKGKVVLLNFWATWCPPCRQELTRVQTDIIDRFASKEFVFLPVSRGEKREAVEAFREKTGYAFPMGLDPARTVYDRYASNYIPRNFVIDRKGKVVLATVGYDEHEFEELIRTIEKTLGN from the coding sequence ATGGCAACCAAGAAAAGCAACAAATCGCTGTGGGTGATGCTGGCGCTGATCGCCGCGATCATCGCCGTCATCCTGCTGCTGCCCTCGTGCGGCAACCGCAACGCCAAGAAGGGCGCCGAGACGGACGCCGAATCGACAACGCTCGTAAAGGCCGGAGACACGGCTCCGGACTTCACGGTCGAGATGGTCGACGGCAGCTCCGTGACGCTCGGCGACCTGAAGGGCAAAGTCGTGCTGCTCAACTTCTGGGCCACGTGGTGTCCGCCCTGCCGGCAGGAGCTGACCCGCGTGCAGACGGACATCATCGACCGCTTCGCCAGCAAGGAGTTCGTCTTCCTGCCCGTATCGCGCGGCGAGAAACGCGAGGCCGTGGAGGCGTTCCGCGAAAAGACCGGCTACGCCTTCCCGATGGGACTCGACCCCGCACGCACCGTCTACGACCGCTACGCCTCGAACTACATCCCGCGGAACTTCGTGATCGACCGCAAGGGCAAGGTCGTGCTGGCCACGGTGGGCTACGACGAACATGAATTCGAGGAGCTGATCCGCACCATCGAAAAAACACTCGGAAATTAA
- the pyrH gene encoding UMP kinase — MKYKRILLKLSGESLQGGQKYGLSPETLQSYAEQIKAAAATGVQIGIVIGGGNIFRGLTGAKKGFDRVKGDQMGMLATIINSLALQSALEDNGVRCKVLTSIRMEPIGEYYSKARAIEYLEAGYVVIVGGGTSNPYFTTDSASALRGIEIEADVMLKGTRVDGVYTADPEKDPAATKFDEITFEEVLDRRLKVMDLTAFTLCRENGLRIIVFDMDTAGNLGKVLAGEKIGTLVKL; from the coding sequence ATGAAATACAAGCGAATACTCCTGAAATTGAGCGGCGAATCGCTGCAAGGCGGACAGAAATACGGGCTTTCCCCCGAGACGCTGCAATCCTACGCCGAGCAGATCAAAGCCGCCGCAGCAACGGGCGTCCAGATCGGCATCGTCATCGGCGGCGGCAACATCTTCCGCGGCCTCACGGGCGCCAAAAAGGGCTTCGACCGCGTGAAGGGCGACCAGATGGGCATGCTCGCCACGATCATCAACTCGCTGGCGCTCCAGTCGGCGCTCGAAGACAACGGCGTCCGATGCAAGGTGCTCACCTCGATCCGCATGGAACCCATCGGCGAATACTACTCCAAAGCCCGTGCCATCGAATACCTCGAAGCGGGCTACGTGGTGATCGTCGGAGGCGGCACGTCGAACCCCTACTTCACGACCGACTCGGCGTCGGCGCTGCGCGGCATCGAGATCGAGGCCGACGTGATGCTGAAGGGCACCCGCGTGGACGGCGTCTACACGGCCGACCCGGAGAAGGACCCCGCAGCGACGAAATTCGACGAAATCACGTTCGAGGAGGTCCTCGACCGCCGTCTGAAGGTCATGGACCTCACGGCCTTCACGCTCTGCCGCGAGAACGGTCTCCGGATCATCGTCTTCGACATGGACACCGCGGGCAACCTCGGCAAGGTCCTTGCCGGGGAGAAGATCGGAACGCTGGTAAAACTGTAA
- the dxs gene encoding 1-deoxy-D-xylulose-5-phosphate synthase produces the protein MSSEEYKLLDTISSPRELKKLPPEELSAYCDELRRYIIDECAVNPGHLASSLGAVELAAALHYVFDTPEDRIVWDVGHQTYAHKIITGRREAFKTKRQLNGISGFPRMSESEYDSFGGGHASVSISAAFGMAKAAELRGEKRQVVAVIGDGSMTGGLAFEGLNNAGASKRTNLLVILNDNNMAIDQATGALKNYLLKISTSVHYNRFKQRLWGLMSHTPRLLRLCQKAGNAVKQGLLNKSNFFESLNFRYFGPVDGHNLKELVRTLRALRDIEGPKLLHVMTVKGKGYLPAEHDQPAWHAPGRFNPDTGERISAPGGAARYQDVFGETLLELARRDERVVGVTPAMPSGCSMNILLREMPGRCFDVGIAEGHAVTFSAGLAAAGMVPFCNIYSSFMQRAYDNVIHDVAIQDLPVVMCLDRGGLVGEDGVTHHGVFDMAAFGAVPGLTIAAPMNEPELRNMMYTALGSGHPFMIRYPRGHGEGLPWRGEKFETLPVGRGRRLREGADVALLTVGTVGNAAARAAGRAAAEGVSVAHYDLRFVKPLDEALLDEVGRKFRRVVTVEDGSLRGGVGEAVAAFFNGRGYDVRVQRLGIGDEWVEHGTPGQLYALCGYDEEGILRALLDTRA, from the coding sequence ATGTCGTCGGAAGAATATAAACTGCTCGATACGATTTCCTCACCGCGGGAGTTGAAAAAACTCCCGCCGGAGGAGCTGTCCGCCTACTGCGACGAGCTGAGGCGTTACATCATCGACGAGTGTGCGGTCAATCCGGGCCACCTGGCATCGAGCCTCGGGGCCGTGGAACTGGCTGCGGCCCTGCATTACGTCTTCGACACCCCGGAGGACCGGATCGTCTGGGACGTCGGCCATCAGACCTACGCCCACAAGATCATCACGGGACGCCGCGAGGCGTTTAAAACCAAACGGCAGCTGAACGGCATCAGCGGTTTTCCGCGCATGTCCGAGAGTGAATACGATTCTTTCGGGGGCGGGCACGCTTCGGTGTCGATCTCCGCGGCGTTCGGCATGGCCAAGGCCGCCGAACTGCGCGGCGAGAAGCGGCAGGTCGTGGCCGTGATCGGCGACGGCTCGATGACCGGAGGGCTTGCGTTCGAGGGGCTGAACAACGCCGGGGCCTCGAAGCGCACCAACCTGCTGGTGATTCTCAACGACAACAACATGGCCATCGACCAGGCCACGGGAGCGCTGAAAAACTACCTGCTGAAAATCTCGACTTCGGTGCACTACAACCGTTTCAAACAACGGCTGTGGGGGCTGATGTCGCATACGCCGCGGCTGCTGCGGCTCTGCCAGAAGGCGGGCAACGCCGTGAAGCAGGGGCTGCTGAACAAGAGCAATTTTTTCGAAAGTCTCAATTTCCGTTATTTCGGTCCGGTGGACGGTCACAACCTCAAGGAGTTGGTGCGGACGCTTCGGGCGTTGCGCGACATCGAGGGGCCTAAACTGCTGCACGTGATGACGGTCAAGGGCAAGGGCTACCTGCCGGCCGAGCACGACCAGCCCGCCTGGCACGCCCCGGGGCGTTTCAATCCCGATACGGGCGAGCGGATTTCGGCTCCGGGCGGCGCAGCGCGTTATCAGGACGTGTTCGGCGAAACCCTGCTGGAACTGGCGCGCCGCGACGAGCGCGTCGTGGGCGTCACGCCCGCCATGCCGTCGGGCTGTTCGATGAACATTCTGCTGCGCGAGATGCCCGGCCGCTGTTTCGACGTGGGCATCGCCGAAGGGCATGCCGTGACCTTTTCGGCCGGACTGGCCGCGGCAGGCATGGTTCCCTTCTGCAACATTTATTCGAGTTTCATGCAACGGGCCTACGACAATGTGATCCACGACGTTGCGATTCAGGATCTTCCGGTGGTGATGTGTCTCGACCGGGGCGGCCTGGTGGGCGAGGACGGGGTGACGCACCACGGGGTCTTCGACATGGCCGCTTTCGGCGCCGTGCCGGGACTGACGATCGCCGCGCCGATGAACGAACCCGAACTGCGCAACATGATGTATACGGCCCTCGGATCGGGACATCCCTTTATGATCCGCTATCCGCGGGGGCACGGCGAGGGCTTGCCGTGGCGCGGCGAGAAGTTCGAGACGCTGCCCGTCGGACGTGGCCGCCGCCTGCGCGAGGGCGCAGACGTGGCGCTGTTGACCGTGGGGACCGTCGGCAACGCCGCCGCACGGGCCGCCGGACGCGCTGCCGCGGAAGGCGTGAGCGTCGCGCATTACGACCTGCGGTTCGTGAAACCGCTGGATGAAGCGTTGCTGGACGAAGTGGGGCGTAAGTTCCGCCGTGTGGTCACGGTCGAGGACGGTTCGCTGCGCGGAGGCGTCGGCGAAGCCGTCGCGGCGTTCTTCAACGGCCGCGGCTACGACGTGCGGGTGCAGCGGCTCGGCATCGGCGACGAGTGGGTCGAACACGGCACGCCCGGGCAGTTGTACGCCCTGTGCGGCTACGACGAGGAGGGCATTCTGCGCGCCCTGCTCGATACCCGCGCGTAA